One Curtobacterium sp. MCLR17_007 DNA window includes the following coding sequences:
- a CDS encoding NADH:flavin oxidoreductase/NADH oxidase: MTHALFDPITVRDLTVRNRIWVSPMCQYSAERQDGVPTPWHLVHLGGFAKGGAGAVVVEATGVVPEGRISPQDLGLWNDEQRDAFRPIVDFIHSQGAAAGVQLAHAGRKASTYRPWSSTQGSVPVEDGGWTTVAPSAVAFDGYAEPRELTTEDIRLVALGFAAAARRAIEAGFDLVEIHAAHGYLLHQFLSPLSNHRTDDFGGSLEHRAQALLDVVDAVRAEVGEGFPVVVRFSATDWTEGGLTLDEVVQVARWAGEHGADLADVSTGGNVASAPIPVGPGYQVPFAAAVKREAGIGTIAVGMISEAFQAEQIVATGQADVVMVGREFLRDPGFPLRAARELNVAIDYEPQQYHRASVTKQG; this comes from the coding sequence GTGACGCACGCCCTGTTCGACCCGATCACCGTCCGTGACCTGACCGTCCGCAACCGCATCTGGGTCAGCCCGATGTGCCAGTACTCTGCCGAGCGGCAGGACGGCGTCCCGACGCCGTGGCACCTGGTGCACCTGGGTGGGTTCGCCAAGGGCGGCGCCGGAGCCGTCGTCGTCGAGGCGACCGGCGTCGTGCCCGAGGGCCGGATCAGCCCGCAGGACCTCGGCCTGTGGAACGACGAGCAGCGCGACGCGTTCCGGCCGATCGTCGACTTCATCCACTCCCAGGGCGCCGCGGCCGGAGTCCAGCTCGCACACGCCGGGCGCAAGGCGTCGACGTACCGCCCCTGGTCGTCGACGCAGGGCTCGGTCCCGGTCGAGGACGGCGGCTGGACCACCGTCGCCCCGTCCGCCGTCGCATTCGACGGGTACGCCGAACCCCGCGAGCTCACGACCGAGGACATCCGCCTCGTCGCCCTCGGCTTCGCGGCAGCGGCACGCCGCGCGATCGAGGCCGGCTTCGACCTGGTCGAGATCCACGCGGCGCACGGGTACCTGCTGCACCAGTTCCTCTCACCGCTGAGCAACCACCGCACCGACGACTTCGGCGGGTCCCTCGAACACCGCGCACAGGCCCTGCTCGACGTGGTCGACGCCGTCCGTGCCGAGGTCGGCGAGGGCTTCCCCGTGGTCGTCCGCTTCTCGGCCACCGACTGGACCGAGGGCGGGCTGACGCTCGACGAGGTCGTCCAGGTCGCGCGCTGGGCCGGCGAGCACGGCGCCGACCTCGCCGACGTCTCGACGGGCGGCAACGTGGCGAGCGCGCCGATCCCGGTCGGCCCCGGCTACCAGGTCCCGTTCGCCGCGGCGGTCAAGCGCGAGGCGGGCATCGGCACGATCGCCGTCGGCATGATCTCGGAGGCCTTCCAGGCGGAGCAGATCGTGGCGACCGGGCAGGCCGACGTCGTGATGGTCGGCCGCGAGTTCCTGCGTGACCCGGGGTTCCCCCTCCGTGCCGCCCGCGAGCTCAACGTCGCGATCGACTACGAGCCCCAGCAGTACCATCGAGCATCCGTCACGAAGCAGGGCTGA
- a CDS encoding HAD family phosphatase translates to MSLSLPGRVVVFDYGEVISRTPVAAREALVRATGLSADELFPVYQELRHDLDRGDLSVLEYWRAIGARTGRSWSVSEVHRLWALDYTGWFEVDPDVLDLVEELHDAGTRLALLSNAGFDFGDPYRRSPMGSLFETVVVSAEEHVLKPDPSIYRVTCDRLGITPSQMVFVDNRAENAAGAEAIGAVGLHHTSPDLLRTALEELAAAAPHEGATA, encoded by the coding sequence ATGAGCCTGTCCCTGCCCGGTCGTGTCGTCGTCTTCGACTACGGCGAGGTGATCAGCCGCACGCCGGTCGCCGCCCGCGAGGCCCTGGTGCGGGCGACCGGGCTCAGCGCGGACGAGCTCTTCCCCGTCTACCAGGAGCTGCGCCACGACCTGGACCGCGGCGACCTGTCGGTGCTGGAGTACTGGCGCGCGATCGGGGCCCGGACCGGCCGCAGCTGGAGCGTCAGCGAGGTCCACCGGCTCTGGGCGCTCGACTACACCGGCTGGTTCGAGGTGGACCCCGACGTCCTCGACCTGGTCGAGGAGCTGCACGACGCCGGCACCCGGCTCGCGCTGCTGTCGAACGCCGGCTTCGACTTCGGCGACCCGTACCGGCGGTCGCCGATGGGCTCGCTGTTCGAGACCGTCGTCGTCAGCGCCGAGGAGCACGTCCTGAAGCCCGACCCGTCCATCTACCGCGTCACGTGCGACCGGCTGGGAATCACGCCGTCGCAGATGGTGTTCGTGGACAACAGGGCCGAGAACGCCGCCGGCGCGGAAGCGATCGGGGCGGTCGGCCTCCACCACACGTCGCCCGACCTGCTCCGGACCGCCCTGGAGGAGCTGGCGGCGGCCGCACCCCACGAAGGAGCCACCGCGTGA
- a CDS encoding glycoside hydrolase family 16 protein — protein MQDAHDIVVDDDDDDRPTAPTRRAPRRPLRTSRFLLVTAAVVAAGVTLGSVTTADARPTVDGLPSPSPSVSHPTSSRTLAAPTTAPSFSEDFDTPAAAGGPFAATYADAWQPYPDGMSGKYWSGDVISAHDGVMDVAMDGTRGAAGTFGTREGAWSHVGGTFSVRARASGGDGNGAAFMLWPTSNVWSEGELDFPEGTFQGTVGAFSHAMVPGLERRANGLHTTATWRKWHTYTTVWVPGKSVEYYVDGALVFADTQYVPTTAHRYMFQIGDHGAPGNLEIDWVRVWSASEGGSQP, from the coding sequence ATGCAGGATGCACACGACATCGTCGTCGACGACGACGACGACGACCGCCCCACCGCACCGACGCGACGGGCGCCCCGACGACCCCTGCGGACCTCGCGCTTCCTGCTCGTGACGGCCGCGGTCGTCGCCGCCGGCGTGACCCTGGGATCGGTCACCACCGCCGACGCCCGCCCCACGGTCGACGGGCTGCCGTCGCCCTCCCCGTCCGTGTCGCACCCCACGTCGAGCCGGACGCTGGCCGCACCCACCACGGCGCCGTCGTTCTCCGAGGACTTCGACACCCCGGCAGCCGCGGGCGGCCCCTTCGCCGCGACCTACGCGGACGCCTGGCAGCCGTACCCGGACGGCATGAGCGGCAAGTACTGGTCAGGTGACGTGATCAGCGCGCACGACGGTGTGATGGACGTCGCGATGGACGGCACCCGCGGCGCGGCCGGCACCTTCGGCACCCGCGAGGGCGCCTGGTCGCACGTCGGCGGGACCTTCAGCGTCCGTGCCCGGGCCAGCGGTGGCGACGGCAACGGTGCCGCCTTCATGCTGTGGCCGACGTCGAACGTGTGGTCGGAGGGCGAACTCGACTTCCCGGAAGGCACGTTCCAGGGCACCGTCGGCGCGTTCAGCCACGCGATGGTCCCCGGCCTGGAACGACGCGCCAACGGTCTGCACACCACGGCGACCTGGCGGAAGTGGCACACGTACACGACCGTGTGGGTCCCCGGGAAGTCGGTCGAGTACTACGTCGACGGTGCGCTCGTCTTCGCGGACACGCAGTACGTCCCGACGACGGCCCACCGGTACATGTTCCAGATCGGCGACCACGGAGCACCGGGCAACCTCGAGATCGACTGGGTCCGCGTCTGGTCGGCGTCCGAGGGCGGATCGCAGCCCTGA
- a CDS encoding ADP/ATP-dependent (S)-NAD(P)H-hydrate dehydratase: MNDFVPFSVSDAAAWATAPVGESTKYRRGVLGVATGSDRYPGAAVMGVDAAVHTGVGMVRYVGPDRATDFVLARRPEVVSGVGRVQAWLVGSGISAQSLDELADSTADAFRHASDDGVPVVVDAGAIPLVDLGPLAVLTPHAGELAGVLGVDRERVEDDPEGSALRAAEQTGSVVLLKGERTHVVTPDGAVRLVASSATPWLAAAGAGDVLGGVLGALVATRAGRGQPTPADLAHLAAAAAVVHGTAARRASGGGPFTMTALIETLPGVVRDLVTSGDAPA, translated from the coding sequence ATGAACGACTTCGTGCCCTTCTCCGTGTCCGATGCCGCCGCCTGGGCGACCGCGCCCGTCGGCGAGTCGACGAAGTACCGTCGGGGAGTCCTCGGGGTGGCGACGGGGTCGGACCGCTACCCGGGCGCTGCGGTCATGGGGGTGGACGCCGCAGTCCACACCGGCGTCGGCATGGTCCGGTACGTCGGACCCGACCGCGCGACGGACTTCGTCCTCGCCCGTCGACCCGAGGTGGTGTCCGGGGTCGGTCGGGTCCAGGCCTGGCTGGTCGGGTCGGGCATCTCGGCGCAGTCGCTCGACGAGCTGGCGGACAGCACCGCCGACGCCTTCCGGCACGCCTCGGACGACGGCGTGCCCGTGGTCGTCGACGCGGGTGCGATCCCGCTCGTCGACCTTGGTCCGCTCGCGGTCCTGACACCGCACGCGGGGGAGCTCGCCGGCGTGCTCGGCGTCGACCGCGAGCGCGTCGAGGACGACCCCGAGGGCTCGGCGCTCCGGGCAGCGGAGCAGACGGGCAGCGTCGTGCTGCTCAAGGGCGAGCGGACCCACGTCGTGACCCCCGACGGTGCGGTGCGGCTCGTCGCGTCCTCCGCGACCCCGTGGCTGGCCGCGGCCGGGGCCGGGGACGTGCTCGGTGGGGTGCTCGGAGCGCTGGTCGCCACGCGGGCCGGCCGGGGACAGCCGACGCCGGCCGACCTCGCGCACCTCGCCGCCGCGGCTGCGGTCGTGCACGGGACGGCGGCTCGTCGTGCGTCGGGCGGGGGGCCCTTCACGATGACGGCACTGATCGAGACGCTGCCCGGGGTCGTCCGTGACCTGGTGACGTCGGGTGACGCCCCCGCCTGA